A stretch of Imperialibacter roseus DNA encodes these proteins:
- a CDS encoding VOC family protein, with the protein MTPFHLAFPVSDIEATRKFFTEVIGCKVGRSAEKWIDFDFFGHQISAHLKPDEVAQAKTNEVDGDKVPVRHFGAILKWEEWHELADRLTKQGIEFIIEPHVRFKGEVGEQATMFFLDPSGNALEFKSFQDMSQVFAH; encoded by the coding sequence ATGACCCCATTCCACCTCGCCTTCCCCGTTAGCGATATTGAGGCTACCCGAAAGTTCTTCACTGAAGTGATTGGCTGCAAAGTAGGCCGCTCAGCTGAGAAGTGGATCGACTTCGACTTTTTTGGGCATCAGATCAGCGCCCATTTGAAGCCGGACGAAGTAGCACAGGCAAAAACAAATGAGGTGGATGGCGACAAGGTGCCTGTCAGGCATTTTGGAGCCATACTCAAGTGGGAAGAATGGCATGAGCTGGCCGACAGGCTGACCAAGCAAGGCATCGAGTTCATTATTGAGCCCCATGTGAGGTTCAAAGGCGAAGTTGGCGAACAGGCTACTATGTTTTTTCTCGATCCGAGTGGCAATGCGTTGGAGTTCAAGTCGTTTCAGGACATGTCGCAGGTTTTTGCCCATTAA
- a CDS encoding LemA family protein has product MKKILIAIVLLVVFVGLVSACGYYRLYNNIVTLEVGIDGQWSQVENVYQRRADLIPNLVNTVKGYADFEKETLTQVVEARAKATSTTIRADNLSPEGMQQFQQSQDGLGSALSRLMVVAERYPDLKANQNFLELQAQLEGTENRIAVERKKFNEVVQAYNTTIRRFPGNLLGFEKKGYFEASEGAEKAPEVKF; this is encoded by the coding sequence ATGAAGAAAATACTTATTGCTATTGTATTGCTGGTTGTGTTTGTTGGTTTGGTTTCAGCCTGTGGCTATTATCGCTTATATAACAATATAGTTACTCTCGAAGTGGGGATTGATGGCCAATGGTCTCAGGTGGAAAATGTTTACCAGAGAAGGGCCGACCTTATCCCCAACCTGGTGAACACGGTAAAAGGCTACGCCGACTTTGAAAAAGAGACCCTCACCCAGGTAGTTGAAGCCCGGGCCAAGGCAACGTCAACAACCATTCGTGCCGATAACTTGTCTCCTGAAGGAATGCAGCAGTTTCAGCAGTCTCAGGACGGACTTGGTTCGGCACTTAGCAGGCTGATGGTGGTGGCCGAGCGTTATCCTGATTTGAAAGCCAATCAAAACTTTCTGGAGCTTCAGGCCCAGCTTGAAGGCACCGAAAACAGGATTGCTGTTGAAAGAAAAAAATTTAATGAAGTAGTACAGGCATACAATACCACTATCCGGAGGTTTCCCGGCAATTTATTGGGTTTTGAGAAAAAAGGCTATTTTGAAGCTTCTGAGGGTGCGGAAAAAGCACCTGAAGTAAAATTCTAA
- a CDS encoding SDR family NAD(P)-dependent oxidoreductase, translated as MYINLSGLNVLVTGASRGIGKAIAAKLAEAGATVAVHYHKSGREAENLAHVLGNESKAFQADLAQPDQVVQLFDKVVSEFGSLELLVNNAGLAIASDMGSADKQWLEEWNKTMMVNLNATAILCKRAIDHWLKRKATGRIINISSRAAFRGDTAEYLAYAASKGGVVSLTRSIARAYGKQGIKAFNIAPGFVRTDMAKEFVERYGEQVVLGDLALERLTEPKDIAPMVTFLCSGLADHATGSTIDINAGSYVH; from the coding sequence ATGTACATTAATTTATCTGGCCTGAATGTGCTCGTAACAGGAGCCAGCAGGGGCATAGGCAAAGCCATTGCGGCTAAGCTGGCAGAAGCCGGAGCCACCGTGGCAGTGCATTACCACAAGAGTGGCAGAGAGGCTGAAAACCTGGCCCATGTGCTGGGTAATGAGAGCAAAGCTTTTCAGGCAGATTTGGCTCAACCAGATCAGGTAGTGCAGCTGTTCGATAAGGTGGTGAGTGAATTTGGGTCTCTCGAACTTTTGGTCAACAATGCGGGTCTGGCCATAGCTTCCGACATGGGTTCAGCCGATAAGCAGTGGCTTGAAGAATGGAACAAAACCATGATGGTTAATCTTAACGCAACTGCCATTCTTTGCAAAAGGGCCATCGATCATTGGCTCAAAAGAAAGGCCACAGGAAGGATCATCAATATCTCGTCACGAGCGGCCTTTAGAGGTGACACTGCCGAGTACCTGGCCTATGCAGCGTCGAAGGGTGGGGTGGTATCGCTTACCCGTTCGATAGCGAGGGCTTACGGTAAGCAGGGTATCAAAGCGTTCAATATTGCGCCAGGTTTTGTGCGAACCGATATGGCCAAAGAATTTGTGGAGCGTTATGGCGAGCAGGTGGTGCTTGGTGATTTGGCACTTGAACGACTCACTGAGCCGAAGGACATCGCACCCATGGTGACCTTCTTATGCAGCGGCCTGGCCGACCATGCGACTGGCAGCACCATTGATATCAACGCAGGCAGCTACGTGCACTAG
- a CDS encoding TPM domain-containing protein: MAKEYFSEEERRNIVQAIKEAELATSGEIRVHIERHCQKDVLDRAAEVFSTLNMQKTKQRNGVLFYLAVEDHQFAIIGDAGINQVVPDHYWGDIKDHMKDRFVSGQLTLGLSDGIRMAGAQLKEHFPYQKDDVNELPDDISFGQN; the protein is encoded by the coding sequence ATGGCGAAAGAATATTTTAGCGAAGAAGAACGCCGCAATATCGTGCAAGCGATCAAGGAGGCCGAGCTGGCAACCTCCGGCGAAATCAGGGTACACATCGAAAGACATTGTCAGAAAGATGTGCTGGACAGGGCTGCAGAAGTTTTTTCCACATTGAACATGCAGAAAACCAAGCAACGAAACGGTGTGCTTTTTTACCTGGCTGTGGAAGATCATCAATTTGCGATAATTGGTGATGCCGGCATTAACCAGGTGGTGCCTGACCACTACTGGGGCGACATTAAAGACCACATGAAGGATCGCTTCGTGTCAGGGCAACTGACCCTTGGCCTGAGTGATGGCATCCGTATGGCCGGAGCCCAGCTAAAAGAACATTTCCCTTACCAAAAAGACGACGTAAACGAACTCCCTGATGACATTTCCTTTGGCCAAAATTAA
- a CDS encoding DUF6909 family protein, with protein MSLHHPIELTKAQESRAAIERVYIEMRHLFNSGIYKPSGASGQQLTDSLLTLRPEIYGSMNDPSKVELDGLVYVIERLPKGIEECRFIRLISEEGYHKSGFEVLIPHARKRNCYRIDDEQMFIEVTRGRSEIYDILTHLTFMYHEAEKIKEHAYDGGGNLRKEWLALEKLVISEQDLKGKSKELAFTYLSTLLGRTYEETKAAVMRLQSSKSNNNGLFHIVYWLGTLIIREKQENKTIEISFSPTLRQRIGHHMYGERWSQQINKYLIKAKLLDRPIHVISANLHSFLNTLYCFAALKESERKKQSLEDVALMLSDPKNKELNDRVEAFASKNGLHLIKDSNGTNISVQVIDTAKINFDLLPAEIKADQAKTWSKKPVLIVFDYAFGEQAYEIMDELLKPLEENDQISIRVASINIMGKAGILQGGKGDIMIPTAHVFEGTADNYPIVNDFKASDFHAKGLYVCEGPMITVLGTSLQNKEVLEYFESSSWNAIGLEMEGAHYQKAIQSHAIIRNSISKDVVLRYAYYASDNPLVTGNTLASGSLGLVGVKPTYLITTAIINKIFQQQE; from the coding sequence ATGTCGCTTCACCACCCCATTGAACTAACCAAAGCCCAGGAGTCAAGGGCTGCCATTGAAAGAGTTTATATCGAAATGCGCCACCTGTTCAACAGTGGCATATACAAGCCTTCGGGGGCATCTGGCCAGCAACTCACCGACTCACTGCTCACCCTCCGGCCGGAAATTTACGGCTCAATGAACGACCCCTCAAAGGTTGAGTTGGACGGGCTGGTATATGTAATCGAACGACTTCCAAAGGGGATAGAAGAGTGTCGTTTTATCCGGCTGATCTCAGAAGAAGGCTACCACAAATCTGGCTTTGAAGTGCTCATTCCTCATGCGAGAAAGAGAAACTGCTACAGGATTGATGACGAGCAAATGTTCATTGAGGTAACCAGAGGCAGAAGTGAGATTTACGACATTCTCACTCACCTCACCTTCATGTACCACGAAGCGGAGAAAATAAAAGAGCACGCCTATGACGGGGGTGGTAACCTGAGGAAAGAATGGCTCGCACTGGAAAAGCTGGTCATCAGTGAGCAGGATTTGAAGGGAAAAAGCAAGGAGCTTGCCTTCACCTACTTGTCCACTTTGCTGGGCAGAACCTATGAGGAGACCAAGGCGGCTGTTATGCGCCTGCAGTCGTCCAAGTCGAATAACAATGGTCTGTTTCACATTGTCTACTGGCTGGGCACCTTGATCATTCGTGAAAAACAGGAAAACAAAACCATTGAAATTTCTTTTTCCCCCACACTCCGCCAGCGCATTGGACACCACATGTACGGTGAGCGCTGGTCGCAGCAAATCAACAAATACCTGATAAAAGCAAAGCTGCTCGACAGACCCATCCATGTCATCAGCGCCAACCTTCACAGTTTCCTCAACACTCTTTACTGTTTTGCTGCCCTAAAAGAATCGGAGCGCAAGAAGCAAAGCCTGGAAGATGTGGCGCTTATGCTGAGCGACCCGAAAAACAAAGAGCTCAATGACCGGGTAGAAGCATTTGCGTCCAAAAATGGCCTGCACCTCATCAAAGACAGCAACGGAACCAACATCTCTGTTCAGGTAATCGACACCGCCAAAATCAACTTTGATCTTCTCCCCGCAGAAATTAAAGCTGACCAGGCAAAGACCTGGAGCAAGAAACCAGTGCTCATCGTTTTCGATTACGCCTTTGGTGAGCAGGCCTATGAGATCATGGATGAGCTTTTGAAGCCACTGGAGGAAAACGATCAAATCTCAATTAGAGTGGCGTCTATCAATATCATGGGCAAGGCAGGCATATTGCAGGGCGGCAAAGGAGACATCATGATTCCCACGGCGCATGTGTTCGAAGGCACGGCGGACAATTACCCGATCGTCAATGATTTCAAGGCCAGCGACTTCCACGCAAAGGGATTATATGTTTGCGAAGGGCCTATGATCACCGTGCTTGGCACCTCTCTTCAAAACAAAGAAGTGCTGGAGTACTTCGAAAGCTCTTCGTGGAATGCCATTGGGCTGGAAATGGAGGGGGCACACTATCAGAAGGCTATTCAATCACATGCGATTATCCGCAACAGTATCAGCAAAGACGTGGTGCTAAGGTACGCCTACTACGCATCTGACAACCCTTTGGTAACGGGCAACACACTTGCTTCGGGCAGCCTGGGCCTTGTTGGTGTAAAACCAACCTACCTGATCACCACTGCCATTATCAACAAAATCTTTCAACAACAAGAATAG
- a CDS encoding TPM domain-containing protein gives MTFPLAKIKFLYFFTGLLFMAGLAASAQSFPKPMSPPRIVNDYANLLTSQESNMLESKLRQYRDSTSTEMAIVIVETVGQNDIDVYAVELAEEWGIGGKKYDNGIIILVAQNDRKVSIKTGYGMEGPIPDAYVKRVIDRYIIPNFKQEKYFEGLDQATSLMMSMASGEFKADPRTAKKTPGILSLIIVFFFVIIPIISVFRGRRGHFSSRKPGFWTMLFLMSSMNRGRGNTFNDFNSGRGSFGGGSDFGGFGGGSFGGGGASGSW, from the coding sequence ATGACATTTCCTTTGGCCAAAATTAAGTTTCTCTATTTTTTCACTGGTTTACTGTTTATGGCCGGCTTAGCGGCTTCGGCCCAGAGTTTTCCAAAGCCAATGTCGCCGCCGAGGATCGTGAATGACTATGCAAATTTGCTAACATCTCAGGAATCTAATATGCTGGAGAGTAAGCTAAGGCAATACAGAGATAGCACCTCCACCGAAATGGCCATTGTTATTGTAGAAACGGTAGGTCAGAATGATATTGATGTATACGCCGTTGAGCTTGCTGAGGAGTGGGGTATTGGCGGGAAAAAATACGACAATGGCATAATTATTCTTGTCGCTCAAAACGACAGAAAGGTTAGTATCAAAACCGGGTATGGAATGGAAGGGCCTATTCCCGATGCATATGTAAAAAGAGTAATTGACAGATACATCATACCTAACTTCAAGCAAGAAAAATATTTCGAGGGGCTTGATCAAGCTACGAGCCTTATGATGAGCATGGCCTCAGGCGAGTTCAAGGCAGACCCACGAACGGCAAAAAAAACGCCGGGAATTTTGTCTCTTATTATCGTTTTCTTCTTTGTCATCATTCCTATTATTTCGGTTTTTCGGGGAAGAAGAGGGCATTTTTCTTCACGCAAGCCTGGGTTCTGGACAATGCTCTTCCTCATGTCGAGCATGAATCGGGGCCGTGGCAATACTTTCAATGATTTTAACAGTGGCAGAGGAAGTTTCGGCGGCGGGAGCGACTTTGGTGGCTTCGGGGGTGGAAGCTTCGGTGGCGGTGGTGCCAGCGGTTCCTGGTAG
- a CDS encoding DinB family protein encodes MSWVEIVVSQLKDVYSGSPWYGKPVRTILREIMPEKAGVRPDDSSHSVFQLAQHMLTWRTYVVEQLKGNEGYNVPIDSEKDWSQSGVTNAAEWPALLQAFDDNQTKLLDLIQKTSTDTFAKQVPGKSYDFKHLIEGIVHHDIYHAGQMVTTAKVVSAYLPSS; translated from the coding sequence ATGAGCTGGGTCGAAATCGTAGTAAGTCAGTTGAAGGATGTTTATTCAGGTTCGCCCTGGTATGGCAAGCCGGTTAGAACAATTTTGCGGGAAATTATGCCGGAAAAGGCAGGCGTGCGCCCCGATGATTCTTCACATTCGGTCTTCCAGCTGGCACAACACATGCTTACCTGGCGCACCTATGTGGTAGAACAACTAAAAGGCAATGAGGGGTATAACGTACCTATCGATTCTGAGAAAGACTGGAGTCAATCGGGAGTAACGAACGCAGCGGAGTGGCCCGCTTTGCTCCAGGCCTTCGACGACAACCAGACAAAGCTCTTGGATCTTATTCAAAAAACTTCAACGGATACATTTGCGAAGCAAGTACCGGGAAAGTCCTACGACTTTAAACACCTGATTGAGGGCATCGTGCATCACGACATTTACCATGCTGGCCAAATGGTGACCACAGCGAAGGTTGTGAGCGCCTACCTGCCCTCCAGCTAG
- a CDS encoding class I SAM-dependent methyltransferase encodes MNFRELNAQLGNIDIYLLDQILKGRFEGKSKVLDVGCGEGRNLIYFAREGFDVYGFDQNPSALQMLRYLLKGVRPDFDERKLIEGDAQSLPLPAGYFDIVVSSAVLHFAESVDAFHKQVAELFRVLAPDGILFIRMTSDIGLPDAIENLGSGRYLIPDGSARFLLTRSLIEEIVEKFSWQLIEPVKTTVVDDVRCMTTLVFRKA; translated from the coding sequence ATGAACTTCAGAGAACTCAATGCCCAACTGGGCAACATCGACATCTACCTGTTGGATCAAATACTCAAGGGCCGCTTTGAAGGAAAAAGCAAGGTGCTGGACGTAGGCTGTGGCGAGGGTCGAAACCTCATTTATTTCGCCAGAGAAGGCTTTGATGTGTATGGTTTCGATCAAAACCCTTCTGCATTGCAAATGCTTCGATACCTGCTCAAGGGGGTCAGACCGGATTTTGATGAAAGAAAGCTGATAGAGGGAGATGCGCAGAGTTTGCCTTTGCCAGCCGGTTACTTCGACATTGTAGTCAGCAGTGCTGTGCTACACTTTGCTGAAAGCGTGGATGCTTTTCACAAACAGGTGGCCGAGTTGTTTAGGGTATTAGCTCCCGATGGCATTCTTTTTATTCGCATGACCAGCGATATTGGCCTTCCGGATGCCATTGAGAATCTGGGAAGTGGTCGCTACCTGATTCCTGATGGATCGGCAAGGTTTTTACTCACCAGAAGTTTGATCGAGGAAATCGTTGAGAAGTTTTCCTGGCAGCTGATAGAACCCGTGAAAACCACTGTGGTGGACGATGTTAGATGCATGACAACCCTGGTATTCAGAAAAGCCTGA
- a CDS encoding CASTOR/POLLUX-related putative ion channel, with protein MNNESTKARLKYAFDNFMSAGSTKLISYLGLVALLLVLMFATILYLGNIHPDEVTRLSFIDTFWTSLMHVLDPGTIGEHDGHWDFRIFMFLVTLLGIVILSILIGLISNGIMDKLDQLRKGRSFVMEQDHVLILGWSSKIFTIIPELIIANENQKNPKIVILADKDKVLMEDEIKDKIGNTKNTKIICRTGNPIDLHDLEIGNPVNSKSIIILDKENENSDSQIIKTILAIISSPHRRQAPYHITAEIENKRNFEVAKMVGKDEVELILSDDFVSKIMVQTSRQSGLSVVYIELMDFGGDEIYFVEEPKLVGKTFREAIFSYEDSAIIGIQFASDNHVEVNPPMSTVIQPGDLMIGVTEDDDTMIVSNRTNFNLEEGSIRTTEVDVPHAETILLIGWNNRAKTIIQELDNYVQPGSSIKVISKFDDAVAQIEKLKKTVSNLTLEFEMVDTTDRAVLEMQKCQTFDYIMLLCYQEYYPIQEADAQTLITLLHLRNISSSSPRKMNIVSEMLDMRNRQLADITSADDFIVSDKLLSLLMTQVAENKYLMRVFEDLFDADGSEIYIKPVTDYINVDKPVNFYTILESAARKNEVAIGYRKISDARNATQGYGVVVNPKKSDLITFSSKDKIIVLSED; from the coding sequence ATGAATAACGAATCAACCAAGGCCCGGCTGAAATACGCATTTGATAATTTCATGTCCGCTGGCTCTACCAAGCTTATTTCGTACCTGGGCTTGGTGGCATTGCTCCTGGTTTTGATGTTCGCCACCATTCTTTATTTGGGCAATATTCATCCCGATGAGGTAACCAGACTCAGCTTCATTGACACCTTCTGGACAAGTCTGATGCACGTGCTGGATCCCGGTACTATTGGCGAGCACGATGGCCACTGGGATTTCCGGATTTTCATGTTCCTGGTCACGCTGCTTGGTATTGTCATCCTCAGTATCCTGATTGGTTTGATTTCCAATGGCATCATGGACAAGCTGGATCAGCTAAGAAAAGGTCGTTCGTTCGTAATGGAGCAGGATCATGTGCTCATCCTTGGCTGGTCTTCAAAAATATTTACCATCATTCCAGAGCTTATCATCGCCAACGAAAACCAGAAGAATCCTAAAATTGTAATCCTGGCCGACAAGGATAAGGTGTTGATGGAGGACGAGATAAAGGACAAAATTGGCAACACCAAGAACACTAAGATCATTTGCAGAACGGGTAACCCGATCGACCTCCATGACCTCGAGATTGGCAACCCTGTTAACTCAAAGTCGATCATTATCCTGGATAAAGAGAATGAGAATTCTGATAGCCAAATTATTAAAACGATCCTGGCCATCATTTCCAGCCCACACAGGAGGCAGGCCCCGTATCATATCACAGCCGAAATAGAAAACAAAAGGAACTTCGAAGTGGCAAAAATGGTGGGCAAGGACGAGGTGGAACTTATCCTTTCCGACGACTTTGTTTCCAAAATCATGGTGCAAACAAGTCGTCAGTCGGGGCTGTCGGTTGTTTATATTGAGCTGATGGATTTTGGTGGCGATGAAATCTATTTTGTGGAGGAGCCAAAGCTTGTCGGCAAGACTTTTCGGGAGGCTATTTTCAGCTATGAAGACTCTGCTATCATTGGTATACAGTTCGCCTCCGACAACCATGTGGAGGTAAATCCGCCAATGAGTACCGTCATTCAGCCTGGCGACTTAATGATTGGGGTCACCGAAGACGATGACACAATGATTGTGTCTAATCGCACAAATTTCAATTTGGAAGAAGGCTCGATAAGAACGACCGAAGTAGATGTTCCCCACGCCGAGACAATTCTATTGATTGGATGGAACAACAGAGCTAAAACGATCATTCAGGAACTGGATAATTATGTACAGCCTGGGTCTTCAATTAAGGTAATCTCGAAGTTTGACGATGCGGTAGCGCAGATAGAGAAGCTTAAAAAGACAGTGAGCAACCTCACTCTTGAGTTTGAAATGGTTGACACAACGGACAGGGCAGTTTTGGAGATGCAGAAATGCCAGACGTTCGACTATATCATGCTGCTGTGCTATCAGGAGTACTACCCCATTCAGGAGGCGGATGCCCAAACACTAATCACACTGCTGCACCTGCGTAATATTTCTTCCAGTTCTCCACGAAAAATGAACATTGTGTCGGAGATGCTCGACATGAGAAACAGGCAGCTGGCAGATATTACCAGTGCCGACGATTTTATTGTCAGTGATAAACTGTTAAGTTTATTGATGACTCAGGTAGCTGAGAACAAGTACCTGATGAGGGTTTTTGAGGATCTTTTTGATGCGGATGGTTCGGAGATTTACATAAAACCAGTTACCGACTATATCAATGTAGATAAGCCAGTGAACTTCTACACGATTCTGGAGTCGGCCGCCAGAAAGAATGAAGTTGCTATTGGCTACCGGAAAATTTCCGATGCCAGAAATGCCACCCAGGGCTATGGGGTAGTGGTTAACCCAAAGAAATCTGATCTGATTACCTTTTCCAGTAAGGACAAGATAATCGTGCTGTCAGAAGACTAG